A genomic segment from Neobacillus sp. YX16 encodes:
- the thiI gene encoding tRNA uracil 4-sulfurtransferase ThiI encodes MNYDRILIRYGEISTKGRNRKKFVDKLRKSVRIALAPFPKIKIRAERDRMYVLVNGENVEEIIKSLKNIFGIQSLSPAIRVERDLEQMKEAALSLVRSLYKVGQTFKISPKRSDKSFELDTAGINHTFGGHILENIPGIKVDVKNPDINLKIEVLAEAIYMSCENILGAGGLPVGSSGKAMLMLSGGIDSPVAGYLTMKRGVEIEAVHFFSPPYTSERSKEKVIDLTKKLSEIFGSMKLHIVPFTTIQQTIKEQIPENYSMTTTRRFMLRITDEIRKKQEALAIITGDNLGQVASQTLESMYAINEVTNTPILRPLLTMDKNDIIKIAKELDTYDISIRPFEDCCTIFVPSSPKTKPKREKVQHYESFHDFDSLIEEAVKNTETLTIKPDSKQVSDFDDLF; translated from the coding sequence ATGAATTATGATCGTATCCTGATTCGCTATGGTGAAATTTCCACCAAAGGCAGAAATCGGAAGAAATTTGTAGATAAGTTAAGAAAGAGTGTTCGAATTGCATTGGCTCCCTTTCCGAAGATAAAAATACGTGCTGAGCGTGACAGGATGTATGTTCTCGTAAATGGCGAAAATGTCGAAGAAATTATCAAGTCATTGAAAAATATTTTTGGTATTCAGTCCCTTAGTCCAGCAATAAGAGTTGAAAGAGACCTTGAACAAATGAAAGAGGCTGCACTTTCATTAGTTAGAAGCCTGTACAAAGTGGGACAAACCTTTAAAATTTCTCCTAAACGCTCTGATAAATCATTTGAGTTGGATACAGCTGGTATCAATCATACATTTGGCGGGCATATTCTTGAAAATATACCAGGCATAAAGGTTGATGTGAAAAATCCTGATATTAACTTAAAAATCGAGGTACTAGCAGAGGCCATCTACATGTCTTGTGAGAACATCTTAGGAGCTGGCGGACTGCCAGTTGGTTCAAGCGGTAAAGCAATGCTGATGCTGTCCGGAGGAATTGATAGTCCAGTTGCAGGCTATTTGACCATGAAACGAGGGGTAGAAATAGAGGCAGTACATTTTTTCAGCCCTCCATATACAAGTGAAAGATCTAAGGAAAAAGTAATTGATTTAACCAAGAAGCTTTCTGAAATTTTTGGTTCCATGAAACTTCATATTGTCCCATTTACGACCATACAGCAAACCATAAAAGAACAAATTCCTGAAAATTATTCGATGACCACAACAAGAAGGTTTATGCTTCGTATCACAGATGAAATTAGAAAAAAACAAGAAGCTCTAGCAATCATTACCGGTGATAACCTTGGTCAGGTTGCCAGTCAAACATTGGAAAGCATGTATGCCATTAATGAGGTAACCAATACCCCAATCCTAAGGCCACTGCTGACAATGGACAAAAATGATATTATAAAAATCGCGAAAGAATTAGATACCTACGATATTTCAATCAGACCCTTTGAGGATTGCTGTACAATTTTTGTCCCGTCCTCACCAAAAACAAAACCAAAAAGAGAAAAAGTCCAGCACTACGAAAGCTTCCATGACTTTGACTCCTTAATAGAAGAAGCAGTCAAAAATACAGAAACACTAACAATTAAACCAGACAGCAAACAGGTCTCGGACTTTGATGACTTATTTTAA
- a CDS encoding GAF domain-containing protein, whose amino-acid sequence MFNVEMYKGSRQENYELVKKQLTALLDGEKNQIANLSNTSALLNQFLDRINWVGFYLMDENNELVLGPFQGLPACVRIPLGKGVCGTSAKTRETLRVEDVHQFPGHIACDAASNSEIVIPLIKDGKLLGVLDIDSPEKNRFDELDQEQLEELTAILVEYL is encoded by the coding sequence ATGTTTAATGTCGAAATGTACAAAGGGAGCCGCCAAGAAAATTATGAATTGGTAAAGAAACAATTGACTGCCCTACTCGATGGCGAGAAAAATCAAATTGCTAATCTAAGTAATACTTCTGCCTTATTAAACCAATTTCTAGATCGCATAAACTGGGTAGGCTTTTATTTAATGGATGAGAACAATGAACTAGTACTGGGTCCCTTTCAAGGTCTCCCCGCTTGTGTTCGCATTCCGCTTGGCAAAGGTGTTTGCGGTACATCGGCCAAAACAAGAGAAACACTCCGAGTGGAAGATGTTCATCAATTTCCTGGACACATCGCCTGTGACGCCGCCTCCAATTCTGAAATTGTCATTCCTCTTATAAAAGATGGAAAATTACTGGGTGTCTTGGACATTGACTCGCCAGAGAAAAATCGCTTTGATGAATTGGACCAAGAACAGTTGGAAGAACTTACTGCTATCCTTGTTGAATATTTGTAA
- the ezrA gene encoding septation ring formation regulator EzrA, which yields MKYFIGFIILLLALFVLGYFIKKKYFKEMDRLEAWKIDLFNRPIMDEMSKVKQLNMIGQTEELFEGWRNQWDDIVTVKLPDLEEMLFDAEEYIDHYRFNKAKGIQQDINNKLQATENEINKIVEELHELVGSEEKNRTEIEQLKELYRETKKTLLAHRHSFGKSEKHLETQLEDVTKKFHEFDEKTENGNYLEARELVLSIHDQLAKVKKNMDLIPQLLIECHSLIPAQLSDIFEGYREMTEKGYYLSHIQLETEIDSLNEKLVEYLAFIEETKIENALEGIGEVKERIDILFDLLEKEVNAKHFIIQNEKGMSGLLGSVLEEHDHLSNEVKHVQESYHLTDSDFEIQRHLEKQLASVIKHYEILMEKLNMNETALTVLCEELKEIKTHIEMIQEEQENFGLKLQALRKDEFEARETLKDLTKKVGETIRLVSKSNIPGLPEDYQYLYEDTNESIQNVRLQLQEKPLNVSALNQYLEIAVLTVDKLSNTTVELIENVLLAEKAIQYGNRYRSQNPSVAKGLNDAEQAFRHFEYQEALEQAAASLESIDPGALKKIKAAVGK from the coding sequence GTGAAATATTTTATTGGATTTATCATCCTACTACTAGCCTTATTTGTATTGGGGTATTTTATAAAGAAAAAGTATTTTAAAGAGATGGATAGGTTAGAAGCCTGGAAAATTGATTTGTTTAATCGACCAATAATGGATGAAATGTCAAAGGTAAAACAATTGAATATGATCGGACAAACTGAAGAATTATTCGAGGGCTGGCGTAACCAATGGGATGATATCGTAACCGTTAAATTACCTGATTTGGAAGAGATGTTATTTGACGCCGAAGAATATATTGATCACTATCGCTTTAATAAGGCGAAAGGTATTCAACAGGATATCAATAATAAATTACAGGCAACAGAAAATGAAATTAATAAAATTGTTGAGGAACTTCATGAGCTTGTTGGAAGTGAAGAAAAGAACAGAACAGAAATTGAGCAGCTAAAGGAATTGTATCGGGAAACGAAAAAAACACTGCTTGCTCATCGTCATAGTTTTGGCAAATCCGAAAAACACCTAGAAACTCAATTAGAAGACGTAACGAAAAAGTTTCATGAATTTGATGAGAAGACTGAGAATGGCAACTATCTCGAGGCACGTGAACTCGTACTGTCAATTCATGATCAATTAGCAAAAGTTAAAAAGAATATGGATTTAATTCCGCAGCTTTTAATCGAGTGTCATTCACTTATTCCAGCTCAATTATCTGATATTTTCGAAGGATATAGAGAGATGACTGAAAAAGGTTATTACTTAAGTCATATTCAGTTAGAAACTGAAATAGATAGTTTAAATGAAAAATTGGTTGAGTATTTAGCCTTTATTGAAGAGACTAAGATTGAAAATGCGCTAGAAGGAATCGGTGAAGTTAAAGAACGGATTGACATACTTTTTGACTTGCTGGAAAAAGAAGTGAATGCCAAGCATTTTATCATCCAAAACGAAAAAGGTATGAGTGGACTCTTAGGTTCTGTACTAGAAGAACATGACCATCTTTCAAATGAAGTAAAGCATGTTCAAGAAAGCTATCATTTAACAGACAGTGATTTTGAAATACAAAGACACTTGGAAAAACAACTTGCCTCTGTTATAAAACATTATGAGATCCTAATGGAAAAATTGAATATGAATGAAACGGCATTAACGGTCCTCTGTGAAGAATTGAAGGAAATAAAAACTCATATCGAAATGATTCAGGAAGAGCAGGAAAATTTCGGTCTCAAGCTTCAAGCATTAAGGAAGGATGAGTTCGAAGCACGAGAAACACTGAAGGATCTAACCAAAAAAGTGGGAGAAACGATTCGGTTAGTTTCCAAAAGTAATATTCCTGGATTACCAGAAGATTATCAGTACTTATATGAAGATACCAACGAGAGCATTCAAAACGTTAGACTGCAGCTTCAAGAAAAGCCACTTAACGTTTCCGCACTAAATCAATATTTAGAAATTGCTGTATTAACAGTAGATAAATTGTCTAATACTACAGTCGAATTGATTGAGAATGTATTGCTTGCTGAAAAAGCAATTCAATATGGAAACAGGTATCGAAGTCAAAATCCATCGGTTGCCAAGGGACTAAATGATGCAGAACAAGCATTTAGACATTTTGAGTACCAGGAAGCATTGGAACAGGCAGCAGCCTCCCTAGAATCCATTGACCCTGGAGCCTTAAAGAAAATTAAAGCAGCAGTAGGAAAATAG
- the rpsD gene encoding 30S ribosomal protein S4, with protein MARYTGSSWKISRRLGISLSGTGKELEKRPYAPGQHGPNQRKKLSEYGLQLQEKQKLRHMYGVTERQFRNLFDKAGKMGGVHGENFMILLESRLDNVVYRLGLARTRRAARQLVNHGHILVDGSRVDIPSYRLAAGQTITLREKSRNLDVVKEAIEVNNFVPDFLTFDADKLEGTFTRSPERSELPAEINETLIVEFYSR; from the coding sequence ATGGCTCGTTATACTGGCTCAAGCTGGAAAATCTCTCGTCGTCTTGGAATCTCTCTAAGCGGCACAGGTAAAGAATTAGAAAAGCGTCCTTACGCTCCTGGACAACATGGTCCTAACCAACGTAAGAAGCTTTCTGAATACGGATTGCAATTACAAGAAAAGCAAAAACTTCGTCATATGTATGGAGTAACTGAGCGTCAATTCCGTAACCTTTTTGACAAAGCTGGCAAAATGGGTGGGGTTCACGGTGAAAACTTCATGATCCTACTTGAATCACGTCTTGACAACGTAGTTTACCGTTTAGGTTTAGCTCGTACTCGTCGTGCAGCTCGTCAATTAGTTAACCACGGCCACATCTTGGTTGATGGATCTCGCGTAGATATCCCATCATACCGTTTAGCTGCTGGTCAAACAATCACTCTTCGTGAAAAATCACGTAATCTTGATGTTGTTAAAGAAGCAATCGAAGTAAACAATTTCGTACCTGACTTCTTAACTTTTGACGCAGACAAGCTTGAAGGTACTTTCACACGTTCACCAGAGCGTTCTGAATTACCTGCTGAAATTAACGAAACTCTTATCGTTGAGTTCTACTCACGTTAA
- the refZ gene encoding forespore capture DNA-binding protein RefZ: protein MKKDSKEEIVKAAISLFNSNGYAGTSIRDIAKEANVNSATIAYHFENKLGLLEYCFTYFFEQYLSIIEEKFSLLDIGVKDCLKRISADLLHFQCENIELTSFVYREMSMDSQVVREIMSTYALKEKYYFQKVFEKGFERKEFRPHSIAYLIIQYKGLLMMPFINAHYLREVLYIFPNERFFEQKYLKEINNWIENTLGTKFIEKKEAIL from the coding sequence ATGAAAAAGGATTCTAAGGAAGAAATAGTGAAAGCGGCTATATCACTTTTTAATTCAAATGGATATGCTGGAACATCGATACGTGACATTGCTAAAGAAGCGAATGTTAACTCAGCAACCATTGCCTACCATTTTGAGAATAAGCTGGGCTTATTAGAATACTGCTTCACTTACTTTTTTGAGCAATACCTCAGTATTATTGAAGAAAAGTTTTCTTTACTAGATATAGGGGTAAAGGATTGTTTAAAACGAATTTCAGCTGATTTGCTTCACTTTCAGTGTGAAAATATTGAACTTACAAGCTTCGTATACCGTGAAATGTCAATGGATTCTCAGGTAGTAAGAGAAATTATGTCCACCTATGCCTTAAAGGAAAAGTATTACTTCCAAAAGGTATTTGAAAAAGGGTTTGAAAGGAAAGAATTCCGTCCGCATTCTATCGCTTATCTAATTATCCAATACAAGGGTTTACTTATGATGCCTTTTATTAATGCTCATTATTTACGAGAAGTACTTTATATCTTTCCAAATGAAAGATTCTTTGAACAAAAGTATTTAAAGGAAATCAACAATTGGATTGAAAACACCCTAGGAACAAAATTTATAGAAAAGAAAGAGGCAATATTGTAA
- a CDS encoding cysteine desulfurase family protein, translating to MIYFDNSATTKPYKEVVDSFVKVSSEFFGNPSSLHGLGVQAEKLLTQARTQVANLLGVKPTEIYFTSGGTESNNLAIKGSAILHKNKGKHMILSSIEHPSVRGAMEQLEKLGFEITYLPADHHGRVKVEDVKASIQKNTILVSVMQVNNEVGTIQPITEIGELLNQYPNILFHVDAVQAVGKVPLNLIENRVDLCSFSAHKFHGLKGTGALFIREGVRLDPLLSGGNQEWKVRSGTENVAGAVAMAKALRMTIGSSETGLERMKRVKSLLREGLSRIDDVTINTPLENSAPHILNFSIRGVKAEVLIHTLEQKGIYLSTTSACSSKKQLPSQTLLAMGIPDDLADSAFRISLSYDNSEDEAQKVIVAIEEGAKQLRRVMK from the coding sequence ATGATTTATTTTGATAATAGTGCGACCACAAAGCCCTATAAAGAGGTAGTAGACTCTTTTGTGAAGGTTTCAAGTGAATTCTTTGGCAATCCATCTTCACTCCATGGATTAGGGGTTCAAGCAGAGAAACTTCTAACTCAGGCGCGAACACAAGTGGCAAACCTCCTAGGTGTTAAACCAACTGAAATTTACTTTACCTCCGGTGGTACAGAAAGTAATAACCTGGCTATTAAAGGGAGTGCAATTTTACATAAAAATAAAGGAAAACACATGATTTTATCTAGTATTGAGCACCCCTCAGTCCGTGGAGCAATGGAACAGCTGGAGAAATTAGGTTTTGAAATTACCTATTTGCCAGCTGACCATCATGGAAGAGTGAAGGTAGAGGATGTAAAAGCTTCTATTCAAAAGAATACAATCCTTGTATCTGTAATGCAGGTCAATAATGAGGTTGGAACCATACAGCCAATTACAGAGATTGGTGAACTCTTAAACCAATATCCAAACATTCTCTTTCACGTAGACGCTGTACAAGCTGTCGGAAAAGTTCCCTTAAACCTAATAGAAAATCGTGTGGATTTATGTTCATTCTCAGCACATAAGTTTCATGGATTAAAGGGCACTGGTGCACTCTTTATTAGAGAAGGTGTTAGATTGGACCCTCTGCTTTCAGGCGGCAACCAAGAATGGAAAGTAAGAAGCGGTACGGAAAATGTTGCAGGTGCTGTCGCAATGGCTAAGGCTTTAAGGATGACGATTGGGAGCAGTGAAACGGGATTAGAAAGAATGAAACGGGTTAAATCACTATTGAGAGAAGGGCTTAGCAGGATCGATGACGTTACAATCAATACGCCGCTTGAAAATTCTGCACCCCATATTCTAAACTTTTCAATCAGGGGAGTTAAAGCAGAAGTATTAATCCATACACTAGAACAAAAAGGAATTTATTTATCAACAACAAGTGCTTGTTCTTCTAAAAAGCAATTACCAAGTCAAACACTCTTAGCCATGGGGATTCCGGACGATTTGGCTGACAGTGCGTTTAGAATTAGCTTATCCTACGATAATAGTGAGGATGAGGCACAAAAAGTAATTGTGGCGATAGAAGAAGGTGCCAAACAACTAAGAAGGGTTATGAAATAA
- a CDS encoding alpha/beta-type small acid-soluble spore protein — protein sequence MASNNNSNQLLVPGVEQALSQMKYEIASEFGVQLGGDTTSRANGSVGGEITKRLVAMAESQLGGGFSR from the coding sequence ATGGCTAGTAACAACAACTCAAATCAATTACTTGTACCTGGTGTAGAACAAGCTCTTTCTCAAATGAAATACGAAATTGCTTCTGAATTTGGTGTACAACTTGGTGGGGATACTACTTCACGCGCTAACGGTTCTGTTGGTGGTGAAATCACTAAGCGTTTAGTCGCAATGGCTGAGTCTCAATTAGGCGGCGGATTTTCACGATAA
- the tyrS gene encoding tyrosine--tRNA ligase: MDLLQDLAWRGLIYQQTDEESLKDLISKDKISLYCGVDPTADSMHIGHMVPFLTLRRFQQHGHRPVVLVGGATGLIGDPSGKSEERNLQTLETVQKNVEGIQKQLEAIFNFDGDNGAVLVNNYDWAGSMDIVTFLRDIGKHIGVNYMLAKDTIASRLESGISFTEFTYTILQAMDFNHLYENFNCKLQVGGSDQWGNITSGLELIRKMQPEGSKAYGVTIPLVTKADGTKFGKTEGGAVWLDAKKTTPYEFYQFWINAADADVVKYLKYFTFLSHEEIEALEKSVKEEPHLRKAQKALAEEMTRLIHGEDSLQQAIKITQALFSGDVRNLTASEIEQGFKDVPSFNATEADANLVDLLVAAKISPSKRQAREDITNGAVTVNGERITDTSYVLQDTDRIEGQFTIIRRGKKKYSLIKY; this comes from the coding sequence ATGGATTTATTACAAGATTTAGCATGGCGCGGCCTCATCTACCAGCAAACAGATGAAGAGAGCCTTAAGGATTTGATTAGTAAGGATAAAATCTCTCTATATTGTGGAGTAGACCCAACAGCAGACAGCATGCATATCGGACATATGGTTCCGTTCTTAACACTAAGAAGATTTCAGCAGCATGGACACCGTCCTGTTGTTTTAGTTGGCGGTGCGACAGGGCTTATTGGAGACCCGAGTGGTAAAAGTGAAGAACGTAACCTGCAAACCTTGGAGACAGTGCAGAAAAATGTTGAAGGCATTCAAAAGCAGTTAGAAGCTATTTTTAACTTTGATGGTGATAATGGTGCCGTCTTGGTCAATAACTATGATTGGGCGGGGTCGATGGATATTGTTACGTTCTTACGTGACATTGGTAAACACATTGGCGTTAATTACATGCTGGCGAAGGATACAATTGCTTCACGACTTGAATCGGGGATTTCGTTTACAGAATTCACGTATACGATTCTTCAAGCTATGGACTTCAATCATTTGTACGAGAACTTTAATTGTAAATTACAAGTTGGCGGCAGTGACCAATGGGGGAATATCACTTCCGGACTTGAACTAATTCGTAAAATGCAGCCGGAAGGTTCGAAGGCATATGGAGTAACGATTCCACTTGTAACAAAAGCGGACGGAACAAAATTTGGGAAAACAGAAGGTGGAGCCGTTTGGCTTGACGCTAAGAAAACGACCCCTTATGAGTTCTACCAATTCTGGATTAACGCAGCGGATGCAGATGTAGTTAAATACTTGAAGTACTTTACCTTCTTGTCCCACGAAGAAATTGAAGCGTTAGAAAAGTCTGTTAAGGAAGAACCACATTTACGCAAGGCGCAAAAAGCCTTAGCTGAGGAAATGACTCGTCTTATTCATGGTGAAGATTCATTGCAGCAGGCGATTAAAATTACGCAAGCATTATTCAGCGGCGATGTTCGGAACCTGACTGCTTCAGAAATCGAGCAGGGTTTCAAAGACGTTCCTTCCTTTAATGCAACTGAAGCTGATGCTAACTTGGTTGATTTATTAGTTGCAGCGAAAATTTCTCCATCCAAGCGCCAGGCACGAGAAGACATCACAAATGGTGCGGTTACAGTGAATGGGGAACGCATTACCGATACATCCTATGTTTTGCAGGACACCGATCGAATCGAAGGTCAATTTACGATTATAAGAAGAGGTAAAAAGAAATACTCACTAATTAAATATTAA
- a CDS encoding acyl--CoA ligase → MNREELIAPEKYNLVSEVERFAKDPERLAIKWENELGETNQVTYQELLKKVNQAGNVFTQNGLKKGDVVLVIIPRLIEAYVVYLAALKAGLVVIPSSEMLREKDLQYRITHGDVKAVISYYPYVDQFKKISSAQPLLKFSVGEKQENWIHLEEEMKAASQEFGFADTLRDDMAFLSYTSGTTGNPKGVVHTHGWAFAHLKTAAPKWLCIEDGDTVWATAAPGWQKWIWSPFLSVLGSGGTGLVYNGKFDPQKYLSLLEKYSVNVLCCTPTEYRIMAKVENLGDYKLPSLHSAVSAGEPLNREVIDTFKRHFNVDVRDGYGQTENTLLVGITKGMELKSGSMGKPTPGNRVEIINEEGEICSVGEVGDIAVHIETPALFKNYYKDPERTAMQFRGEYYITGDKAKKDEDGYFWFEGRGDDIIISSGYTIGPFEVEDALVKHPFVKECAVVASPDEIRGFIVKAFVVLKEDIDVNDPELTKKLQEHVKTLTAPYKYPRKIEYLSELPKTTSGKIRRIELRQQEMQSIKQ, encoded by the coding sequence ATGAACCGTGAAGAATTAATTGCACCAGAAAAGTATAATCTTGTATCGGAAGTCGAACGTTTTGCAAAAGATCCGGAAAGATTAGCAATAAAATGGGAAAATGAATTAGGGGAAACGAATCAGGTTACATATCAAGAGTTATTGAAAAAGGTGAATCAAGCGGGAAATGTTTTCACACAAAATGGTTTAAAAAAAGGCGATGTTGTCCTAGTCATCATACCAAGACTCATTGAGGCCTATGTTGTTTACTTAGCGGCGTTAAAAGCTGGACTAGTTGTCATTCCAAGCTCAGAAATGCTGCGTGAAAAAGACCTTCAATATCGTATTACACATGGTGATGTAAAAGCTGTAATTAGTTATTATCCTTATGTCGATCAATTTAAAAAGATTTCAAGTGCCCAGCCACTATTGAAGTTTTCGGTTGGTGAAAAGCAAGAGAATTGGATTCATCTAGAAGAAGAAATGAAAGCGGCATCACAGGAGTTTGGATTTGCTGATACACTTCGTGATGACATGGCATTTTTATCGTATACATCAGGAACAACCGGTAATCCCAAAGGGGTTGTACATACACATGGATGGGCATTTGCACATTTAAAAACAGCTGCACCAAAATGGCTTTGTATTGAAGATGGTGATACCGTTTGGGCAACTGCGGCTCCTGGCTGGCAAAAGTGGATTTGGAGTCCTTTTTTATCTGTTCTTGGTTCAGGAGGGACGGGGCTAGTGTATAACGGCAAGTTTGATCCCCAAAAGTATTTAAGCCTTCTAGAGAAATATTCCGTTAATGTCCTTTGCTGTACACCAACTGAATATCGAATAATGGCAAAGGTAGAGAATCTGGGAGATTACAAATTACCTAGCCTGCATAGTGCTGTTTCTGCTGGGGAACCTCTTAATCGTGAGGTTATTGATACGTTTAAGAGACACTTTAATGTAGATGTCCGTGATGGCTATGGGCAGACTGAAAATACCTTGTTGGTTGGAATAACAAAAGGAATGGAGCTTAAATCAGGTTCTATGGGAAAACCAACTCCAGGTAATAGAGTAGAAATTATCAATGAAGAAGGCGAAATTTGTTCAGTTGGAGAAGTTGGGGATATCGCCGTGCATATCGAAACCCCTGCCTTATTTAAGAACTATTATAAGGACCCAGAGAGAACTGCGATGCAATTCCGTGGTGAGTACTATATTACAGGTGATAAGGCAAAGAAGGATGAGGATGGATACTTTTGGTTTGAAGGGCGTGGAGATGACATCATTATCAGTTCAGGCTACACAATTGGACCATTTGAAGTGGAGGATGCACTTGTAAAACATCCTTTTGTTAAAGAATGTGCGGTAGTAGCCAGTCCAGATGAAATTCGCGGATTTATTGTAAAGGCGTTTGTCGTGTTAAAAGAGGATATTGACGTAAATGATCCTGAATTGACAAAAAAACTGCAAGAGCATGTCAAAACACTAACAGCTCCTTATAAATATCCAAGAAAAATCGAGTACTTGTCAGAACTGCCAAAAACAACTTCAGGGAAAATACGTCGAATCGAACTTCGTCAGCAAGAAATGCAATCAATAAAACAATAG